One genomic window of uncultured delta proteobacterium includes the following:
- a CDS encoding exported hypothetical protein (Evidence 5 : No homology to any previously reported sequences) — protein MASLLSRATSGICKKKVIIGLALLLHSGCAALSPAWKWFPQP, from the coding sequence ATGGCATCCCTCCTGTCACGCGCAACCTCCGGAATCTGCAAAAAAAAGGTCATTATCGGCCTTGCGTTGCTGCTGCATTCCGGCTGCGCGGCCCTTTCCCCGGCCTGGAAGTGGTTTCCACAGCCCTGA
- a CDS encoding Radical SAM domain protein, giving the protein MFFETEGLDHQGYCIRPPSEAYSILLQATLGCSHNKCTFCDAFKAKRFAIKDRAIWEKDIEFASRYCRRQDRVFVMDGDAFVMPMRHWEWLLTAIATRLPWVTRIGTYANAKGVALKTDDELRRLRELGLSMIYYGVESGHPDVLRKVHKGADPEKLLTQARRLKDAGFTLSVTVIVGLAGREGSLEHAKATGDLLTKIDPDYVGALTLMLPPGAPISGEVREGTLELPGQMELLAELGVMFSHTTLTQGMFTANHASNYLPIRAHLPQDKEKVMALIRSALDGKIALRQEWMRAL; this is encoded by the coding sequence ATGTTTTTTGAGACGGAAGGACTGGATCACCAAGGCTATTGCATCCGCCCGCCCAGTGAGGCTTACAGCATCCTCCTGCAGGCGACGCTCGGCTGCTCGCACAACAAATGCACGTTTTGCGACGCGTTCAAGGCCAAACGGTTCGCTATCAAGGACCGGGCGATATGGGAAAAGGACATAGAGTTCGCCTCCCGCTACTGCCGCAGGCAGGACAGGGTCTTTGTCATGGACGGGGACGCCTTTGTCATGCCCATGCGGCACTGGGAATGGCTTTTGACCGCTATCGCAACCCGGCTCCCCTGGGTCACGCGAATCGGCACGTACGCCAACGCCAAAGGCGTTGCCCTGAAAACGGATGACGAGTTGCGGCGGCTCCGGGAACTCGGGCTCTCCATGATTTACTACGGCGTTGAGAGCGGCCACCCGGACGTTCTGCGAAAGGTGCATAAAGGCGCGGACCCGGAAAAGCTCCTCACCCAGGCGCGGCGGTTGAAGGACGCGGGGTTCACGCTATCGGTCACGGTCATCGTCGGCCTGGCCGGACGGGAAGGGAGCCTGGAGCACGCAAAGGCGACCGGCGACCTTTTGACCAAGATCGACCCGGACTACGTCGGCGCGCTGACCCTCATGCTGCCGCCCGGCGCCCCCATCTCCGGAGAAGTGCGGGAAGGAACCCTCGAGCTGCCGGGCCAGATGGAATTGCTGGCCGAATTGGGCGTCATGTTTTCACACACCACTCTGACGCAGGGGATGTTCACGGCGAACCATGCCAGCAACTACTTGCCCATCCGGGCGCACCTGCCGCAGGACAAGGAAAAGGTCATGGCGCTCATCCGGAGCGCGCTGGACGGAAAAATAGCGTTGCGCCAGGAGTGGATGCGGGCGCTGTAA
- a CDS encoding hypothetical protein (Evidence 5 : No homology to any previously reported sequences), whose translation MSLFCKINAARLSGARQERRDARETMRSFEHYVAGTVNVNSGARRVGVFRFLITNRPGGIF comes from the coding sequence GTGTCTCTCTTCTGCAAAATTAACGCGGCGCGGCTTTCGGGAGCGCGGCAGGAGCGCCGGGACGCGCGCGAAACCATGCGTTCCTTCGAACACTATGTGGCCGGTACGGTGAATGTCAACTCCGGCGCGCGAAGAGTGGGTGTTTTTCGTTTCTTGATAACAAACCGTCCGGGCGGTATATTTTAG
- a CDS encoding putative Diguanylate cyclase domain protein (Evidence 3 : Function proposed based on presence of conserved amino acid motif, structural feature or limited homology), which produces MQVTTEIFRKIFGKSRRSDFFGDFQDIAFAEDRFRRAVGYALCYVVFGLISLSMLLNWYEGNINMVFVLGGVLLGVACAFAWLWIDENAVYGPLYIILGTLGVLGIYLLLNRDTPNGSLFWFLLFPPMVMLCLGLRQGTVAFVVFYVFVLLVMVTPLHSHLTDPLAWTARVRFVAAMMGAFVFAWSAEFLRYQTQYALGRTMIRLEQDSLTDPLTGLGNRRDFYNHCRWIAAGSSGKFPVISLAIVDIDHFKRINDTHGHEVGDKVLRHVAEVLGAQTRASDKLYRWGGEEFLVLMPRTAAREARLALERMRRTVEKTPFQEGCLEIPFTVSIGLYSGIMRPDVTGQIAKADQNLYAAKASGRNKVVG; this is translated from the coding sequence ATGCAGGTTACAACCGAAATTTTCCGCAAAATTTTTGGCAAGAGCAGAAGAAGCGACTTCTTTGGCGATTTCCAAGACATTGCTTTTGCTGAGGACAGGTTCCGCCGCGCGGTCGGGTATGCCTTGTGTTATGTCGTTTTCGGGCTTATTTCGCTGTCCATGTTGCTGAACTGGTATGAAGGCAACATTAACATGGTGTTCGTGCTCGGCGGCGTTCTTCTGGGGGTCGCATGCGCTTTTGCCTGGCTCTGGATAGACGAGAACGCCGTTTACGGCCCACTGTACATTATTCTCGGCACGTTGGGCGTCTTGGGCATCTATCTGCTTCTCAACCGGGACACGCCGAACGGCAGCCTTTTCTGGTTTTTGCTTTTTCCTCCCATGGTCATGTTGTGCCTGGGGCTGCGGCAGGGCACCGTTGCTTTTGTCGTGTTTTACGTTTTTGTGCTTCTTGTGATGGTGACGCCGCTGCATTCCCATTTGACGGATCCGCTTGCCTGGACCGCCAGGGTGCGGTTCGTGGCGGCCATGATGGGCGCGTTCGTGTTTGCATGGAGCGCGGAATTTCTCCGCTACCAGACCCAGTATGCGCTGGGCCGCACCATGATCCGCCTGGAGCAGGACTCGCTGACAGACCCGTTGACCGGCCTCGGCAACCGGCGTGATTTTTATAATCATTGTCGATGGATTGCGGCGGGTTCCTCCGGAAAATTCCCGGTCATTTCCCTCGCCATTGTGGACATAGACCACTTTAAGCGGATTAACGACACCCACGGCCACGAAGTCGGGGACAAGGTTCTGCGCCATGTTGCAGAAGTGCTCGGGGCGCAGACCAGGGCTTCGGACAAACTCTACCGCTGGGGCGGGGAGGAATTTTTGGTCCTTATGCCCAGAACCGCCGCCCGTGAAGCGCGCCTCGCCCTTGAACGCATGCGCCGCACGGTTGAAAAAACACCCTTCCAAGAAGGTTGCCTGGAAATTCCCTTTACCGTCAGCATCGGTCTGTATTCAGGAATCATGCGGCCGGATGTGACCGGGCAGATCGCCAAAGCCGACCAAAATCTCTACGCGGCCAAAGCTTCCGGGCGCAATAAGGTCGTCGGCTAG